The genome window CCAGCTTCTAATCTGGTTATAATTCACCTGATCAATAGTATCCTGACCGAAACACTCCCTATTAAAAACCTCAAAAAAAGAGAGATCATTTAAGTAAGCATTTACCGTATGCGGAGAGTATTTTTTTTCCAGCTGCAGATAATCTCTAAATGCATCTTTATTATTTGTAGTCATAAAAAAAACCGTTAGCATCAAAGTTAAGAAACTTTAATTACTAACGGTAATTTATTTTAAAATGCAGTTAATAAGTATTAAATATTCTCAATACTATCTCTTAATCCTTGAATATAAGCTGCTTTTTGGAATTTCATTCTATTTGTAACTGACGGCTTAATGAAAGCAGTACGTGCTCTTAATTGTCTTACAGTTCCAGTTTTATCGAATTTTCTTTTGTAGCGCTTAAGTGCTCTATCGATATTTTCTCCGTCTTTAATTGGTATAATTAACATAATTTTATCACCCCCTTTCGTTAAGTGCGCAAAATTAAACATTATTTTGGAACTAAAGCATTTTATTTTACTTTTTTTGAATTCATTTTAAAATTGATCACAAACCCAGATTCACAAAGAATAAAAGCAACACACAATTATGAAGTACACAACCAAAAAACCATTAACTATTTCAATAAATTTCTAGAAATTACCAATTTTTGAATCTCAGTAGTTCCTTCTCCAATGGTACATAACTTGGAATCTCTATAAAATTTTTCTACCGGATAATCCTTAGTATAACCGTAGCCACCGTGTATCTGGACAGCGTCATTAGCAATTTTTACACAAACCTCTGACGAATACATTTTTGCCATTGCTCCTGATGTAGTAACCGGCCTGTGCTGTTCTTTTAAAAAAGCCGCTTTATGCAGTAACAATTCCGAAGCTTCAATTTCAGTAGCCATATCAGCCAATTTGAATGAAATTGCCTGAAAGTCAGATATAGGCTGTCCAAACTGATATCTTTCCTTAGAATATTTTAAAGCCGCTTGATAAGCGCCTTTAGCAATACCTAGCGACAAAGCACCGATCGAGATACGGCCTCCATCCAAAACCTTCATTGCCTGTACAAATCCTTCCCCAACTTCACCCAATCTGTTCGCATCCGGAATACGGCAATTGTCAAAAATCAATTCAGCAGTTTCACTGGCGCGCATGCCTAATTTATTCTCTTTTTTTCCAGATGCAAAACCCTGCATTCCTTTTTCAAAAACAAATGCTGTCATCCCTTTTGAGTCCCCTTTTTCCCCAGTACGCACAACCACAACTGCAATATCTCCTGAAATAGCATGAGTAATAAAGTTTTTTGCTCCGTTTACCACCCAAAAATCACCATCGCGAACTGCTGTAGTATTCATTCCGCCGGCATCGGATCCAGTATTGTGCTCAGTCAAGCCCCAAGCGCCAATATGTTCGGCTGTGGCTAGTTTTGGAATCCATTTTTTCTTTTGTTCTTCGTTCCCAAAGGTTAAAATATGATTAGTACATAATGAATTATGAGCAGCAACTGACAATCCGATCGACGGATCGACTTTGGAAATCTCCTCTACAATTGTAATATATTCATGATACCCCAATCCTGAACCTCCTAATTCTACAGGAACCAACACCCCCATAAAACCCATTTCGCCCAATTTTTTAAAAAGATGCGCTGGAAAAATCTGAGCCTCATCCCATTCCATTATATAAGGCCTTATATTTTTTTCGGCAAAATCTTTTATAGATTGCGCTATCAAAGATTGAGTTTCGTTATAATCAAAATTCATAATAAATATCATTTATATTAAAAGTTCAAATATAAGGCAATATATTTTGCCTTATCAACAGGAAAATTGTTAATCTTTATCAAATCCTCAATAGTCCTAAAATCACCATTCATACTCCTGTATTTTACAATCTGTCTTGCGAGATCATTTTTAAAATAAAAAAACGCAGACAATTCTTTTAACGAAGCATTATTAATATCTACTTTATTTAAATCAGGGAGTTTTGTAATGGCAAAATACTTGTTTAAATTGAGAATCACCTCTGGAGACAAACCCCAAACTTCTTTCATCTGCTCCATCGATACAAATGCCCCTAACTTTTCTTTCTGAGTCAAAATTCTTAGTGATATTGCTTCGCCAATACCATTAATCTTAATTAAATCATCCTGAGTGGCGGTATTTATATCGATAGGAACTATTTTCTCTTTCTGGGCGAAAGCTGAATTTGGATATTTCTTAAAATCAGCTTTATTCTTTTTATTATTTACCCAATCCGGGAATTTAAAAAACGGTGCTATTGTATTTAATAATGAATCTGAAACTTTTGTTACGTCTTGAAATTCTTTGGCAGAATTAACAAACTTATTTTGTTTTCTAAAAGCTAAAAGCCTATCAATTTCCGCTACAGACATACCTAATTTGTAACCTTTATAATCAGAAATAAAGTTTGGATTAAAAGGATAAACAGCAGGCTTATCATTAGATTTATGCAATTTTAAAGAATCTACAACAGGCTGCAAGGAAAGCCATTGCTGTTTACCTGAATCCTTTTCTTGAATAGGACTGAAATCCACAAAATAATAAACCAATTGCAAAACAATAATAATTCCAAAAAGCAAATAAATCCCTTTTTGCTGTTGCTTAGTAAACTTAAAATATTGCATTTGTTGTTTAGAATTCATTTCAGAATAATGTTCTTGTCTTTATTAAAATCTAAATTAAAATAAAAAAAATCATTTTATTAAGAAAAACATCAAATTCACACATTTCATAATATCAATTTATTACATCTTTAATAAATTTACAACACACTAAATATCAATACATAAACAAAAACAAAACCTCTTATTTTTTAAATCTTAAAGTTTTTATAACTTAAAAGACGATAATTGTTTTTATTTTTTACAAAAAACGATACATTTGGAACTTAATAACATTTAAACCATAAACCATGTCTATTTGGAAAAGAAAACCATTAGCTCAACTATTAGCAGAAGCAGCTGATTCTGAAAAAGGATTAAAAAGAACACTAACCGCTTGGTCTTTAATTGCATTAGGTATAGGTGCTATAATTGGAGCTGGATTGTTTGTAAGAACAGCTACCGCAGCGGCACAAAGTGCTGGCCCATCTGTAACAATTGCCTTTGTTGTTGCCGCTATAGGCTGTGCATTAGCAGGATTGTGTTACGCAGAACTTTCTTCTTCTATCCCCATTTCCGGAAGTGCTTATACATACACATACGCAACTATGGGGGAATTTTTAGCTTGGATTATCGGCTGGGATTTAATTCTTGAATATGCAGTGGGAGCTGCAACCGTAGGAATCGCCTGGAGTGAATATTTAAACAATTTACTCACAAACGTACTGCATATGGATCCAATACCTTACGCCTATTCTCATTCGCCATTCCAAACATCAGTAACAGGAGAACATGGTTTAGTAAATTTACCTGCTCTTTTTATAGTTGCCGTAATAAGCTTACTATTGATAAAAGGAATACATGAATCAGCAGTTGTAAATGCTATCATTGTTGTTGTAAAGGTTTTAATTGTTATATTAATTATAGTTGTTGGATGGCATTTCATAAATCCAGCGAACCACACACCTTATATCCCTCCTACAGATGTTTTCACTGATGAACACGGTGTAGGACACGCCTATGGAGGCATAATGGGAATATTAGGAGCAGCTGGTACGGTTTTCTTTGCCTTCATAGGATTTGATGCTGTGAGTACTGCTGCACAAGAAACGATTAACCCTAAAAAAAATATGCCAATTGGTATTTTAGGATCTTTAGCAGTGTGTACCATTTTATATATTCTTTTTGGTCATGTATTAACAGGGCTTGAACCAGTTGAGTTTTTTAGAACCAGCGGTAAAGAAGCTTCAGTAGCCAATGCGATTATTCATGCTATGGGAGAAAGTTATAACTGGCTTGCACAATTTGTAACTATTGCCATATTAGCAGGTTTTTCATCCGTTATTTTAGTAATGTTATTAGGACAGTCAAGAGTTTTTTACTCTATGGGTAAAGATGGATTATTACCAAAAGCTTTTAGTGATCTGCATTCAAAATACAAAACTCCTTATAAAGCGAATCTAGTAATTCTATTAATTGTTGGAGCGTTTGCAGCATTTGTTCCAGGAGATATTGTTGGAGACATGACAAGTATTGGGACTTTATTTGCTTTTGTTCTTGTATGTATTTCTGTTATTATTTTAAGAAAAAAAGAACCAAACATGATCAGAGAGTTTAAAACTCCGCTAGTACCTTTCGTACCCCTTTTGGGAGTATTCGTATGCTGTGCTATGATGTACGGTCTAGGCTGGACAAATTGGCTGAGACTTTTTGCATGGATGGCTATAGGCGTCATTTTCTATTTTTCTTATGGTAAGAAAAACAGTAAATTGAACAATCCAGAAATATAAAATTTAAAATAAAATCACAAAAGGGTCATGAAGCAAATACTTTATGACCCTTTTTATATGTTCTAGAATTAATTTTCTACAAATCGAAAACAGAAGTTCGTTTAGCACGGACTAAGTCTTTCAATCTAATCCAAAAAGCCAAAGTAAGATAAACTCCAAATCCTAAACCAGCAGTTACAAAAGAAATATAAATAAAAAACAAGCGGACGTTTGTTACACGCATCCCTAATTTATCTGCCAAACGTGATGACACATGAAAGCCATATTTTTCTAAAAAGAATTTCAACCGTATTACTGCCCGCATTTTTTTTAAGTTATGATTTTTACAAAAATACAAAATTTCCGAATCGGCAAATCAGTATTTTTTCAATAATTCTAACCCAATAGCGCAATCTAAACATTTATTCTTACTGCAGTATTCATTTTTGAGCTGTAATAATGATTGGGTTTCAAACGCATTTTTTGGTTTTAATCCAAAGGAACTAAATTTTTCCATGATTGAATTCTTTTCAGCCTCAACTTTATTCAGCATAGTAATCAAATCTTCCGAATCTTCTTTTCCCTGACTTTTGGCATAAGCAAATTGAAGCGGAATAATAGTATTTAGGATAATTAAATCAATGAAAGATTTTGTTAAAGCTTTCTTTTTCTTGGAACTTTCTTTGTCAAACTGATAATGAGTCTGCCAATAGGACGTAGCCGAAACACCAAAAATTTCATATATAGCTTCAAGTGAATTCAATTCGCATATTTTAGAAAACAAATTTTGCTGTTTATGATATAAATCAGCTAATTGCGAAAGCCTGATCGTGGGAAAATTATCAGGACGATGTTTAAAAAACTGTACAGGCTCGATACTGTTTTTATCAATTTGATATTTATGAAGGAGATAAAAATACCTGAATTTTAAATCTTTGAAATAGGCGTCTTCTTTCTCTTTATCCATCAATCCTGCGGAACCAAACAATAATGCTTCGAGATTCTCTACTTCAAAACATTCTTTACGGATTACAGAAAACGGAATTGACTGAGCAATTTTGAGAAATATTTCACCATTAGTATTCAAACCAAAATTCTTTGCCAACAGACAGAACAAAACCGCTTCCCAATCATTATTGGTTAATTCCAGCAATTCCAAAATTGGTTTTGACTTTCTTTCCAAGCGCTCAAAAAAAAGACGCTCCTGCCAATTAATTAAAGTAAATTGAGGAATTTCCTTTAATTGCTTTTCGCAAAAAATCCAAGATTTTGGCGATAGTAATTTTTGATAACTATTTACT of Flavobacterium marginilacus contains these proteins:
- a CDS encoding ComEA family DNA-binding protein, whose amino-acid sequence is MQYFKFTKQQQKGIYLLFGIIIVLQLVYYFVDFSPIQEKDSGKQQWLSLQPVVDSLKLHKSNDKPAVYPFNPNFISDYKGYKLGMSVAEIDRLLAFRKQNKFVNSAKEFQDVTKVSDSLLNTIAPFFKFPDWVNNKKNKADFKKYPNSAFAQKEKIVPIDINTATQDDLIKINGIGEAISLRILTQKEKLGAFVSMEQMKEVWGLSPEVILNLNKYFAITKLPDLNKVDINNASLKELSAFFYFKNDLARQIVKYRSMNGDFRTIEDLIKINNFPVDKAKYIALYLNF
- the rpsU gene encoding 30S ribosomal protein S21, whose translation is MLIIPIKDGENIDRALKRYKRKFDKTGTVRQLRARTAFIKPSVTNRMKFQKAAYIQGLRDSIENI
- a CDS encoding amino acid permease, which produces MSIWKRKPLAQLLAEAADSEKGLKRTLTAWSLIALGIGAIIGAGLFVRTATAAAQSAGPSVTIAFVVAAIGCALAGLCYAELSSSIPISGSAYTYTYATMGEFLAWIIGWDLILEYAVGAATVGIAWSEYLNNLLTNVLHMDPIPYAYSHSPFQTSVTGEHGLVNLPALFIVAVISLLLIKGIHESAVVNAIIVVVKVLIVILIIVVGWHFINPANHTPYIPPTDVFTDEHGVGHAYGGIMGILGAAGTVFFAFIGFDAVSTAAQETINPKKNMPIGILGSLAVCTILYILFGHVLTGLEPVEFFRTSGKEASVANAIIHAMGESYNWLAQFVTIAILAGFSSVILVMLLGQSRVFYSMGKDGLLPKAFSDLHSKYKTPYKANLVILLIVGAFAAFVPGDIVGDMTSIGTLFAFVLVCISVIILRKKEPNMIREFKTPLVPFVPLLGVFVCCAMMYGLGWTNWLRLFAWMAIGVIFYFSYGKKNSKLNNPEI
- a CDS encoding PspC family transcriptional regulator gives rise to the protein MRAVIRLKFFLEKYGFHVSSRLADKLGMRVTNVRLFFIYISFVTAGLGFGVYLTLAFWIRLKDLVRAKRTSVFDL
- a CDS encoding DUF2851 family protein, coding for MKEDFLHYLWKFKKFDTLNLKTCCQEEITISNSGQYLELAGPDFFNAQITIGDQKWAGNVEIHVKSSDWYIHHHERDSGYENVILHVVWEHDSEIYRSNNSEIPVLELKNYVSSETVNSYQKLLSPKSWIFCEKQLKEIPQFTLINWQERLFFERLERKSKPILELLELTNNDWEAVLFCLLAKNFGLNTNGEIFLKIAQSIPFSVIRKECFEVENLEALLFGSAGLMDKEKEDAYFKDLKFRYFYLLHKYQIDKNSIEPVQFFKHRPDNFPTIRLSQLADLYHKQQNLFSKICELNSLEAIYEIFGVSATSYWQTHYQFDKESSKKKKALTKSFIDLIILNTIIPLQFAYAKSQGKEDSEDLITMLNKVEAEKNSIMEKFSSFGLKPKNAFETQSLLQLKNEYCSKNKCLDCAIGLELLKKY
- a CDS encoding acyl-CoA dehydrogenase family protein — its product is MNFDYNETQSLIAQSIKDFAEKNIRPYIMEWDEAQIFPAHLFKKLGEMGFMGVLVPVELGGSGLGYHEYITIVEEISKVDPSIGLSVAAHNSLCTNHILTFGNEEQKKKWIPKLATAEHIGAWGLTEHNTGSDAGGMNTTAVRDGDFWVVNGAKNFITHAISGDIAVVVVRTGEKGDSKGMTAFVFEKGMQGFASGKKENKLGMRASETAELIFDNCRIPDANRLGEVGEGFVQAMKVLDGGRISIGALSLGIAKGAYQAALKYSKERYQFGQPISDFQAISFKLADMATEIEASELLLHKAAFLKEQHRPVTTSGAMAKMYSSEVCVKIANDAVQIHGGYGYTKDYPVEKFYRDSKLCTIGEGTTEIQKLVISRNLLK